The Bacteroidota bacterium genome has a window encoding:
- the creD gene encoding cell envelope integrity protein CreD, whose translation MENQPSPNPEPSFKSWISTSVTVKMFIIGALALLLLVPANMVQLIVNEREQTGRTVEKEVAKAWAGKQQVAGPVLTIPYYKTMANGDKQWHSKNFLPETLNLSGNLLPEKLERSIYEVTVYDAQMQVDGNFDLALIQQASFDGTPEWEKAYLSVGISDMSGIQNNLKVNVNDVTYSVKAGLKSNMVGESGVTIPINLTTANLTAFNFNFDLQLQGTENIEFLPLGNNTNVALQSTWLTPGFNGAFSPDEQSIEVNGFTANWQVLELNRNYPQVWDDETYSTQLKESAFGVDLVSTADDYQKIMRTVKYAILTIGLTFLVFFLVEITNRKKIHPFQYTLVGLALCLFYILLLSLSEHIDFNFAYLISASVIILMITFYSLAVFKMKKLSALLLLILSVLYSYLYVILQASDYALLLGSAGLVIMLSLTMYLTRNINWYNTELKPA comes from the coding sequence ATGGAAAATCAACCATCACCCAACCCCGAACCATCCTTCAAATCGTGGATCAGCACTTCGGTAACTGTTAAGATGTTTATTATTGGCGCACTGGCTTTACTATTATTGGTTCCGGCCAATATGGTTCAGCTTATTGTTAATGAACGGGAGCAAACCGGAAGAACCGTTGAAAAGGAGGTCGCAAAAGCCTGGGCGGGTAAACAACAGGTTGCAGGGCCTGTATTAACCATACCCTATTATAAAACAATGGCAAATGGCGACAAACAATGGCATTCTAAAAACTTTTTACCGGAAACACTCAATTTATCAGGAAATCTGTTGCCGGAAAAGCTGGAACGCAGTATTTATGAAGTAACCGTTTATGATGCACAAATGCAGGTAGATGGAAATTTCGATCTCGCTTTGATTCAACAAGCAAGTTTCGACGGCACACCGGAATGGGAAAAAGCATACCTGTCGGTTGGAATTAGCGATATGAGTGGCATTCAAAATAATTTGAAAGTGAATGTTAATGATGTAACATATTCGGTAAAAGCAGGATTAAAAAGTAATATGGTTGGTGAAAGTGGGGTTACTATTCCAATAAATTTAACCACAGCAAATCTCACCGCTTTTAATTTTAATTTCGATTTACAATTACAAGGCACAGAAAATATTGAATTTTTGCCTTTAGGAAATAATACAAATGTTGCATTACAATCAACCTGGCTTACTCCCGGATTTAATGGCGCGTTTTCACCGGATGAACAATCAATTGAAGTGAATGGATTTACGGCAAATTGGCAGGTGCTAGAACTGAATCGAAATTATCCTCAGGTTTGGGACGATGAAACATATTCCACACAATTAAAAGAATCGGCATTTGGTGTTGATTTGGTGAGTACTGCTGATGACTATCAAAAAATAATGCGCACCGTTAAATATGCCATTTTAACTATTGGATTAACCTTCCTAGTATTTTTTCTGGTAGAAATTACCAACAGAAAAAAAATTCACCCTTTCCAATACACTTTAGTAGGTTTAGCGTTGTGTTTATTTTATATTTTATTATTATCCTTATCTGAACATATTGATTTTAATTTTGCCTATTTAATTTCAGCCAGTGTAATTATATTAATGATAACGTTTTATTCATTAGCTGTTTTCAAAATGAAAAAATTATCGGCATTGTTATTATTAATTTTATCTGTGCTGTATAGTTATTTATATGTAATTCTGCAAGCCAGTGATTACGCCTTGTTGCTGGGCAGTGCAGGACTTGTAATTATGTTGTCGTTAACCATGTATTTAACCAGAAATATTAACTGGTATAATACAGAATTAAAACCTGCTTAA
- a CDS encoding COX15/CtaA family protein translates to MKSVRIWLWTGVFMVLIQVMLGGITRLTESGLSITEWDVVMGSFPPTNDAAWQKEFDQYQSSAQFEKINNDFTVEQFKSIFWWEFIHRLWARLIGFVFLFPFIFFVIKKQFNGSWIRKLLVIFLLGGLQGFVGWVMVASGLDGDPWVDPSKLTIHLMLALIVYMYLIWLALSYRKKAIITEHPTAHKNIKWVLAFILIQIALGGLMAGTDAGRLYNTYPLMNGQFMPDGTFHNVFGADKLVALTTEINFLHRTFALVVAISILLFWKQQRKFSSPTVHRLNNLLLGGLVLQFLLGVFTLLGSSVHIPVFLGVAHQLTACLLLGVAVAILFYSKARAGYSPN, encoded by the coding sequence ATGAAAAGTGTAAGAATTTGGTTGTGGACAGGCGTATTTATGGTTTTGATACAGGTGATGCTGGGTGGTATTACCCGGCTGACAGAGTCAGGTTTGTCTATTACTGAATGGGATGTAGTAATGGGCAGTTTTCCGCCAACAAATGATGCTGCTTGGCAAAAAGAATTTGATCAGTATCAGTCATCTGCACAATTCGAAAAAATAAATAACGATTTTACGGTTGAGCAGTTTAAAAGTATTTTTTGGTGGGAATTTATTCATCGTTTATGGGCTCGGTTAATCGGCTTTGTTTTTTTATTTCCTTTTATATTTTTCGTTATTAAAAAACAATTTAATGGCAGTTGGATTCGCAAATTACTGGTTATTTTTTTATTGGGCGGATTGCAGGGATTTGTAGGCTGGGTAATGGTTGCGAGCGGTTTGGATGGGGACCCGTGGGTAGATCCGAGTAAACTTACCATACATTTAATGCTTGCTTTAATTGTATATATGTATCTGATTTGGCTTGCATTATCGTATCGTAAAAAAGCTATTATTACCGAACATCCTACAGCCCATAAAAATATTAAATGGGTATTAGCATTTATTTTAATTCAAATTGCTTTGGGTGGATTAATGGCAGGAACAGATGCCGGAAGATTGTATAATACCTACCCGCTTATGAATGGACAATTTATGCCTGATGGTACCTTTCATAATGTTTTTGGGGCAGATAAATTAGTTGCACTTACAACGGAAATAAATTTTTTGCATCGCACCTTTGCCCTAGTGGTGGCTATTTCAATATTATTGTTTTGGAAACAACAACGCAAATTCAGTTCACCAACTGTTCACCGGCTAAATAATTTATTATTAGGCGGATTGGTTTTACAATTTTTACTGGGTGTATTCACTTTACTCGGTTCAAGCGTTCATATTCCGGTGTTTTTAGGCGTGGCACATCAGTTAACAGCTTGTTTACTGTTGGGCGTTGCTGTGGCTATTCTATTTTATTCCAAAGCCAGAGCGGGATACAGCCCGAATTAA
- the lptC gene encoding LPS export ABC transporter periplasmic protein LptC, whose product MQLQKQLMLVLLIGTSLMSCVNDMDEVNKTTKLAEPGVEHGKNIELFYSENGEVRVKVTAPTVTRYLAAPPYTEFNDGLKVDFYNDSMRVTSWLTANYGVRYETEAKTILRNDVQVVNENNEHLSTEELIWDEKKHIIYSDKFVKITTPDQVIYGEGMEADETLTRYRIKKPQGTIQSDIE is encoded by the coding sequence ATGCAACTACAAAAACAATTAATGCTCGTGCTGCTTATTGGCACCTCTTTAATGAGTTGTGTGAATGATATGGATGAGGTAAATAAAACTACCAAACTCGCCGAGCCCGGTGTTGAACACGGAAAAAACATTGAATTATTCTACAGCGAAAATGGTGAAGTGCGCGTAAAGGTAACAGCACCAACGGTTACACGATATTTAGCGGCGCCACCTTACACCGAATTTAATGATGGATTAAAAGTTGATTTTTATAATGACAGTATGCGGGTTACCAGTTGGCTGACTGCAAATTATGGTGTTCGGTATGAGACTGAAGCTAAAACGATATTGCGCAATGATGTGCAGGTAGTAAATGAAAATAATGAGCACCTCAGTACAGAAGAATTAATATGGGATGAAAAAAAGCATATTATTTATTCTGATAAATTCGTAAAAATAACTACACCTGATCAGGTAATTTACGGAGAAGGAATGGAAGCAGATGAAACATTAACCCGGTACCGCATTAAAAAACCACAAGGTACCATTCAATCTGATATTGAATAA
- a CDS encoding patatin-like phospholipase family protein yields the protein MKQLPKKHKVGICLSGGGARGVAHIGVLQAFESAGIFPEIISGCSAGAMVGALYAAGFNPRDIFKLIEHRSLYSIIKMGLPDKGMMELAYFKKILTENIEHDSFELLNIPFHVAVTNLNTGNYEIINQGKLIDYVIASQSIPLVFKPQKIGEYLYVDGGVLNNLPVEPIREHCEILVGVNVNPINYMEKLSGMRDVGFRVLNLSLKMNMEHRIKQCDFIIEPATADFTIFDINKAKIIYDAGYEAALPVVEQIATLLHNEQT from the coding sequence ATGAAGCAACTTCCTAAAAAACATAAAGTAGGTATCTGCCTTTCAGGTGGAGGCGCCAGAGGAGTTGCGCATATTGGCGTATTACAAGCTTTTGAAAGCGCCGGTATTTTCCCTGAAATTATTTCCGGTTGCAGTGCAGGAGCCATGGTTGGTGCACTTTATGCTGCAGGATTTAATCCGCGTGATATATTTAAACTTATTGAACACCGCAGCTTATACAGTATCATTAAAATGGGTTTGCCCGATAAAGGCATGATGGAGCTTGCCTATTTTAAAAAAATACTCACCGAAAATATTGAACACGATAGTTTCGAATTATTAAACATTCCATTTCATGTTGCGGTTACCAATTTAAATACCGGTAACTATGAAATAATTAATCAGGGAAAATTAATCGATTATGTTATTGCTTCACAATCAATTCCCCTCGTTTTTAAACCACAAAAAATTGGTGAATATTTATATGTTGATGGCGGCGTATTAAATAATCTTCCCGTTGAACCCATTCGCGAGCATTGTGAAATATTGGTTGGAGTAAATGTTAATCCAATTAACTACATGGAAAAATTAAGTGGCATGCGCGATGTTGGATTCCGTGTGCTTAATCTGTCGTTAAAAATGAATATGGAACATCGTATCAAACAATGCGATTTTATTATTGAACCTGCTACTGCCGATTTTACGATATTTGATATCAACAAAGCAAAAATCATTTATGATGCCGGATATGAAGCTGCGTTGCCGGTTGTTGAACAAATAGCAACCTTACTGCATAACGAACAAACTTAA
- a CDS encoding DUF1211 domain-containing protein yields the protein MVAFSDGVIAIIITIMVLELKIPHDASWHALSELIPIALSYVMSFINIGIYWGNHHHLLHTAKRVNSGIIWSNLNLLFWLSLMPFATAWMGENDFAPNTVAVYSAVLLLCGASYYILQKCIMADYKESSPLIDALQKQTLKANISTLSYAIAIPLSYVHTAISGALIVMVALLWLIPDKNIERAIKD from the coding sequence TTGGTAGCATTCAGCGATGGTGTTATTGCAATTATTATCACCATTATGGTATTGGAATTAAAAATTCCGCATGACGCAAGCTGGCATGCATTAAGTGAATTAATACCTATAGCACTAAGTTATGTAATGAGTTTTATTAATATTGGCATTTACTGGGGTAATCATCACCATTTATTACATACTGCTAAACGTGTAAACAGTGGAATCATCTGGTCGAATTTAAATTTATTATTCTGGTTATCATTAATGCCATTTGCAACTGCGTGGATGGGCGAAAATGATTTTGCACCTAATACCGTTGCTGTTTATAGTGCGGTATTATTGCTTTGCGGGGCGAGTTATTATATTTTGCAAAAATGTATTATGGCTGATTACAAAGAGTCTTCACCATTAATTGATGCTTTGCAAAAACAAACATTAAAAGCGAATATTTCTACACTTAGTTATGCTATAGCAATTCCATTATCATATGTGCACACTGCAATAAGTGGTGCTTTAATTGTAATGGTAGCTTTGCTTTGGCTGATACCGGATAAAAATATTGAACGCGCTATTAAAGATTAA
- a CDS encoding DUF5005 domain-containing protein: MFRLLKITYIPVLAIILIISSCKEVITPDLTDNPDDPEYALAGVSTKSANKFNTLFNRFGNGWTGGDATYSVALPDGRTVWMFGDSFLDTVYADYSRPSSSLIRNTFMVQAGPTMTTLCGNTIDAPQALVDTDNPSDEWYWPGDGTVIGENLYVFFMYFIRTGPDGFDFAYVRTDLVTFSLPTITETSRTTVYTNNDILWGASILEDGGYIYVYGAEQAFLTKYAHVSRYPATNITAAPEFWNGTSWVTTEPATNVGRLEKQSGLPVETSAQFAVFYSGEKYRLVTQEDLFSPNIYTWEATAATGPWKNARLFM, translated from the coding sequence ATGTTCAGGCTATTAAAAATTACCTATATCCCTGTTTTAGCTATTATACTAATAATAAGCTCTTGTAAAGAAGTAATAACTCCGGATTTAACAGACAATCCCGATGATCCGGAATATGCGCTGGCAGGGGTTTCCACTAAATCGGCAAATAAATTCAATACCTTATTCAATCGTTTTGGCAATGGTTGGACCGGTGGTGACGCAACTTACTCAGTGGCTTTACCGGATGGCAGAACTGTTTGGATGTTTGGCGATTCATTTTTAGATACCGTTTATGCGGATTACAGCAGACCAAGTTCAAGTCTTATTCGAAATACATTTATGGTGCAGGCAGGACCAACTATGACAACCCTTTGCGGTAATACCATAGATGCACCTCAAGCTTTGGTTGATACCGATAATCCATCAGATGAATGGTATTGGCCCGGAGATGGAACCGTGATTGGAGAAAATTTATACGTTTTTTTCATGTATTTTATTCGCACAGGACCTGATGGTTTTGATTTTGCCTATGTCCGCACCGATTTAGTTACGTTTAGTTTGCCAACTATTACAGAAACTTCCAGAACTACAGTTTATACCAACAATGATATTTTATGGGGCGCATCTATTTTGGAAGATGGCGGATATATTTATGTGTATGGTGCTGAACAGGCATTTTTAACTAAATATGCACACGTAAGCCGTTACCCGGCAACAAATATTACTGCAGCCCCTGAATTTTGGAATGGCACATCATGGGTTACTACCGAACCGGCTACCAATGTTGGTCGCCTCGAAAAACAAAGTGGTTTACCTGTTGAAACTTCAGCACAGTTTGCAGTATTTTATTCCGGTGAAAAATATCGACTGGTTACACAGGAAGATTTATTTAGTCCGAATATTTATACCTGGGAAGCAACAGCAGCAACCGGACCATGGAAAAACGCCAGACTGTTTATGTAA
- a CDS encoding gamma carbonic anhydrase family protein, with amino-acid sequence MPLILPVNNKTPQFGADCYIAENATIVGEVIMGDQCSVWFNAVVRGDVNSIIIGNKVNIQDNAVIHCTYQQAATTIGNNVSVGHNAIVHGCTIHDNVLVGMGAIVMDHAVVHSNVLIAAGSVVLENSVLESGFIYGGVPAKKLKPLSEEVFKQNIDRIANNYVMYAGWFKTP; translated from the coding sequence ATGCCACTTATTCTTCCCGTAAATAATAAAACACCACAATTTGGTGCCGATTGTTATATCGCTGAAAATGCAACAATTGTAGGCGAGGTAATTATGGGCGACCAATGCAGCGTTTGGTTTAATGCAGTTGTTAGGGGAGATGTTAATTCGATTATAATTGGAAATAAAGTGAATATACAGGACAATGCTGTTATTCATTGTACGTATCAGCAGGCGGCTACAACAATTGGAAACAATGTTTCAGTTGGACACAATGCGATAGTGCATGGATGTACCATTCACGATAATGTTTTGGTTGGCATGGGCGCAATTGTAATGGATCACGCCGTTGTACATTCCAATGTATTAATTGCAGCAGGAAGTGTAGTGCTGGAAAATTCTGTTTTAGAAAGCGGATTTATTTACGGTGGTGTTCCGGCAAAAAAATTAAAACCGTTAAGCGAAGAAGTGTTTAAACAAAACATCGACCGTATTGCCAACAATTATGTAATGTATGCGGGTTGGTTTAAAACGCCCTGA
- a CDS encoding saccharopine dehydrogenase NADP-binding domain-containing protein, which yields MKKIIVLGAGMVGRAMAIDLSKDFAVTSADISDENLNRLKPYGIETIQADLSDKEKIKSLIADKDLVIGAVPGFMGFETFKTVIESGKNTSDISFFDEDPFVLDELAKKNNVTAVMDIGVAPGMDNIILGYHNKRMEVSDFICLVGGLPAARIWPYEYKAPFSPIDVLEEYTRPARFVKENKIVIKPALSEPELMDFNEIGTLEAFNSDGLRSLIKTMPHIPNMIERTLRYPGHIELMRVMRETGFFSKEEIMVKGTLIRPLDVTAKLLFPKWKLGDEENEFTVMRVIVSGKENGVNKTYTYDLLDRYDVNTKTSSMARTTGYTCTGAARLILDNKFTRKGVSTPEFVGEDENNFKDMMAYLAARNIQYKLTVS from the coding sequence ATGAAAAAAATTATCGTTCTCGGTGCAGGTATGGTTGGTCGTGCCATGGCTATTGATTTAAGTAAAGATTTTGCCGTTACCTCTGCAGATATCAGTGATGAAAATTTAAACCGTTTAAAACCTTATGGTATTGAAACCATTCAGGCAGATTTAAGTGATAAAGAAAAAATTAAATCATTAATTGCCGATAAAGACCTTGTTATTGGCGCCGTTCCGGGATTTATGGGATTCGAAACATTTAAAACAGTAATTGAATCAGGTAAAAATACCAGCGATATTTCATTTTTTGATGAGGATCCTTTTGTGTTAGACGAACTAGCGAAAAAAAATAATGTAACTGCTGTAATGGATATTGGTGTTGCACCGGGCATGGACAATATTATTTTAGGCTACCACAACAAACGTATGGAAGTTTCTGATTTCATTTGTCTCGTTGGTGGTTTACCTGCTGCGCGTATCTGGCCTTATGAATATAAAGCTCCATTTTCACCTATTGATGTGTTAGAAGAATATACAAGACCCGCTCGTTTTGTTAAGGAAAATAAAATTGTGATTAAACCTGCATTAAGCGAACCGGAATTAATGGACTTTAATGAAATAGGAACTTTGGAAGCTTTTAATTCTGATGGTTTACGTTCATTAATCAAAACTATGCCGCATATTCCAAATATGATTGAACGCACTTTACGTTATCCGGGTCATATTGAATTAATGCGTGTGATGCGCGAAACCGGATTTTTTAGTAAGGAGGAAATTATGGTAAAAGGCACTTTAATTCGTCCTTTAGATGTTACTGCAAAATTATTATTTCCAAAATGGAAATTAGGTGATGAAGAAAATGAATTTACCGTAATGCGTGTTATCGTTTCCGGTAAAGAAAATGGTGTAAACAAAACATATACTTACGACCTCCTCGACCGTTATGATGTGAACACTAAAACTTCATCAATGGCACGCACAACAGGTTATACCTGCACAGGTGCAGCACGATTAATTCTCGATAATAAATTCACACGTAAAGGTGTAAGCACACCTGAGTTTGTTGGTGAAGATGAAAATAATTTTAAAGATATGATGGCGTATTTAGCAGCGCGCAATATTCAGTACAAGCTAACCGTATCCTGA